The following coding sequences are from one Bacteroides sp. window:
- a CDS encoding low specificity L-threonine aldolase has product MPDTRSFASDNNAPVHEAVFQAMLDANRGDVIAYGDDPYTADAEQKFREHFGPDTRVFFVFNGTGANVSALSHLTRPWQAIITSETAHIENDECGAPEKFSGCKLHILSAPDGKIRVEQIKPLMHSVGFQHHSQPRVVSITQATEMGTVYTPAEISDIARYAHENNMLLHMDGARIANAAAALGISFREMVTDTGVDVLSFGGTKNGILLGEAVVFLKGDLGKDFEYVRKQSMQLASKMRYISAQFNALLTNDLWLHNARHANRMAQLLAEKVRDIPQVQVTQKVEINGVFAIVPKTTIEKLRKKYFFYMWNETRSEVRWMTSFATTEEDIEKFVEALKEAL; this is encoded by the coding sequence ATGCCAGATACAAGAAGCTTTGCCAGCGACAACAATGCCCCTGTCCATGAGGCCGTTTTCCAGGCCATGCTGGATGCCAACCGTGGCGATGTGATCGCCTATGGCGATGACCCCTATACCGCCGATGCCGAACAGAAGTTCCGGGAACATTTTGGTCCCGATACCAGGGTCTTCTTTGTGTTCAACGGCACAGGAGCCAACGTATCCGCCCTGTCGCACCTCACCCGCCCCTGGCAGGCCATCATCACCTCCGAGACCGCCCACATCGAGAATGATGAATGCGGTGCACCCGAGAAGTTTAGCGGTTGTAAGCTACACATCCTTTCCGCTCCCGATGGGAAGATCCGCGTGGAACAAATCAAGCCCCTGATGCACTCGGTAGGCTTTCAGCATCATTCACAACCCAGGGTCGTCTCCATCACCCAGGCCACCGAAATGGGTACCGTCTATACCCCTGCCGAGATCAGTGATATTGCCCGCTATGCCCACGAAAACAATATGCTGCTGCATATGGACGGCGCCCGCATTGCCAATGCCGCTGCAGCACTGGGCATCTCTTTCCGCGAAATGGTGACCGATACCGGGGTCGATGTGCTATCCTTCGGGGGCACAAAAAATGGCATCCTCCTGGGCGAAGCCGTGGTGTTCCTCAAAGGCGACCTGGGAAAGGATTTCGAATACGTGCGCAAGCAATCGATGCAGCTGGCCTCCAAGATGCGGTACATAAGCGCCCAGTTCAACGCCCTGCTCACCAACGACCTCTGGCTCCATAATGCCCGTCACGCCAATCGTATGGCACAACTCCTGGCCGAAAAAGTGCGCGACATCCCCCAGGTGCAGGTCACCCAAAAGGTTGAAATCAACGGCGTCTTTGCCATCGTGCCCAAAACAACCATCGAAAAGCTCAGGAAGAAATACTTCTTCTACATGTGGAACGAAACCCGCTCAGAAGTCCGCTGGATGACATCCTTCGCAACCACCGAAGAAGACATCGAAAAGTTTGTGGAGGCGCTGAAAGAGGCGCTTTAG
- the alr gene encoding alanine racemase, translating to MFNPSHIEISRSAYISNIKYLKKIIGKEARISSVIKGNAYGHGTAIILPLGEEAGLDHFSVFSAQEALEAFKVKQPETRIMIMGHIGDDELEWAVENGLEFYVFEKNRLEQAIGLAKKTGRKARIHIEAETGFHRTGFEYAELPELVRFMKQNHGHLVFEGLCTHYAGAESLANYLRVKNQISSYRKFYSFFKRHGLLPNYRHTAGSAAALTYPATIMDMVRFGIAQYGFWPSPETQMFRFKKENVPDNVLKRALSWKSRVMVVKEVEAGQFVGYGDSYLANKKIKIAVIPVGYSNGFSRSLSNTGRVLIRGRRVPVIGTVTMNTMTVNVTDVPGVEQGDEVVMIGRQKRMNISIASFCEMSNQLNYQLLARLPANIPRIIVK from the coding sequence ATGTTTAATCCTTCCCATATCGAGATCAGCCGTTCGGCTTACATCAGCAACATCAAATACCTCAAAAAGATCATTGGCAAAGAAGCCAGGATATCCTCGGTGATCAAGGGCAATGCCTATGGTCACGGCACAGCAATCATCCTGCCCCTGGGTGAAGAAGCCGGGCTGGATCATTTCTCCGTATTCTCGGCCCAGGAAGCCCTGGAGGCCTTTAAGGTGAAGCAGCCCGAAACCCGCATCATGATCATGGGCCATATCGGCGATGATGAGCTGGAATGGGCCGTTGAAAACGGGCTTGAATTCTATGTGTTCGAGAAAAACCGCCTGGAACAGGCCATCGGGCTGGCGAAAAAGACAGGCCGCAAGGCCCGCATCCATATCGAAGCCGAAACTGGATTTCACCGGACCGGATTTGAATATGCGGAATTGCCCGAACTGGTTCGCTTCATGAAACAAAACCACGGGCATTTGGTTTTTGAAGGCTTGTGCACCCATTATGCTGGCGCGGAAAGCCTGGCCAATTATCTGCGTGTTAAAAACCAGATCTCAAGTTATCGGAAGTTTTACAGTTTTTTCAAGCGGCATGGCCTGCTGCCCAACTACCGCCATACCGCAGGCTCAGCGGCAGCCCTCACCTACCCTGCCACCATTATGGATATGGTGCGCTTCGGCATTGCACAGTATGGCTTCTGGCCCAGCCCCGAAACACAGATGTTCCGCTTCAAAAAGGAAAATGTGCCCGACAATGTTTTGAAAAGGGCCCTTTCGTGGAAGTCCAGGGTGATGGTGGTCAAGGAAGTGGAGGCCGGTCAATTCGTGGGATACGGGGATTCCTACCTCGCCAATAAGAAAATAAAAATCGCTGTGATCCCCGTGGGCTACAGCAACGGTTTCAGCCGTTCGCTGAGCAATACCGGCAGGGTGCTTATCAGGGGAAGAAGGGTGCCGGTGATCGGGACCGTCACCATGAATACAATGACCGTCAATGTGACCGATGTGCCCGGCGTAGAGCAGGGCGATGAAGTGGTGATGATCGGCCGCCAGAAACGCATGAACATCAGCATTGCCTCCTTCTGCGAGATGAGCAACCAGCTCAACTACCAGCTGCTGGCCCGCCTCCCCGCCAACATCCCCCGGATCATCGTAAAATAA